One segment of Triticum aestivum cultivar Chinese Spring chromosome 2A, IWGSC CS RefSeq v2.1, whole genome shotgun sequence DNA contains the following:
- the LOC123185998 gene encoding flavonoid O-methyltransferase-like protein Os11g0303600 — translation MAEESRAKMATTSSAELLQAESELVRHSLGYLKSMALHSAVKLGIPDALHRCGGAASLPDLSSALALPCSKRPYLSRLMKMLAVEGIFTAVDVPAAGEGEGAATAPSVRYGLNPVSRLLVGGGVSPCVLMGTSPLFLEASLRLPQWFQRDGEGEPAFAMAHGESPYATTGHDMEFNALVNEAMGSDSRYMAELVVRECGEVFTGVTSLVDVGGGNGTMAAAIAKAFPHVRCSVLDLPHVIQGLVSTHESVEFAAGDMMEYVPPADAVLLKCVLHNWSDQDCVKILTKCKEAVAQGAKAGKVIIIDAVVGSPSHSQQVLEAQVLMDMQMMMLFMSKEREELNWQKIFTEAGFSHYKIQHVLGMRSIIQLYP, via the exons ATGGCAGAAGAGAGCAGAGCCAAAATGGCCACCACCTCAAGCGCGGAGCTTCTGCAAGCTGAGTCAGAGCTGGTGCGCCACTCCCTAGGCTACCTCAAGTCCATGGCGCTGCACAGCGCGGTGAAGCTTGGGATCCCCGACGCTCTCCACCGCTGCGGCGGCGCGGCCTCGTTGCCGGACCTGTCCTCCGCCCTCGCCCTCCCCTGCAGCAAACGGCCATACCTGTCCCGGCTCATGAAGATGCTAGCCGTGGAAGGAATCTTCACGGCCGTGGATGTTCCCgccgccggcgagggcgagggcgccGCCACCGCGCCGAGCGTCCGGTACGGCCTCAACCCGGTGTCCCGccttctcgtcggcggcggcgtgtCCCCGTGCGTGCTCATGGGCACCTCGCCGCTGTTCCTGGAGGCCTCTCTCCGGCTGCCCCAGTGGTTCCAGAGGGACGGCGAGGGCGAGCCGGCGTTCGCGATGGCGCACGGCGAGAGCCCCTACGCCACCACCGGCCATGACATGGAGTTCAACGCGCTGGTGAACGAGGCGATGGGGTCCGACAGCCGCTACATGGCGGAGCTCGTCGTCCGCGAGTGCGGCGAGGTGTTCACGGGCGTAACGTCGCTGGTCGACGTCGGCGGCGGGAACGGCACCATGGCGGCGGCCATCGCCAAGGCCTTCCCGCATGTCAGGTGCTCAGTGTTGGACCTCCCGCATGTTATACAAGGCCTCGTCTCAACGCATGAGTCAGTTGAGTTTGCTGCCGGCGACATGATGGAATACGTTCCACCAGCTGATGCAGTTTTGCTTAAG TGTGTGCTACACAACTGGAGCGACCAGGATTGTGTGAAGATCCTGACAAAATGTAAAGAGGCCGTTGCCCAAGGAGCGAAAGCAGGGAAGGTGATAATCATCGATGCTGTTGTTGGATCTCCCTCACACTCACAGCAAGTACTTGAAGCTCAAGTCTTGATGGATATGCAGATGATGATGCTGTTTATGAGCAAAGAACGTGAGGAACTCAACTGGCAAAAGATATTCACCGAAGCAGGATTTAGTCATTACAAAATACAGCATGTCCTAGGAATGCGATCCATTATCCAACTCTACCCATAG